GGAGGTGCGCACAGGCGTTCCCTTCGGGTTCGGGATGAGGGGGGTCCGGCGCGGGATCCGCGCCGAGGCTTTGGTAAGCCTGGCCTAATCTAACAGAAAGTTAGGCAAGCCTCAGTCCCGAGGCCGACGTTTGAAGCCGGCGCACGAAAAACCGGCCGGGCCCCGAAGGACCCGACCGGTTCAGGAAGTCAGCGCGCGCTCAGAGAGCGCGGATGTTCGCCGCCTGCATGCCCTTGGGGCCACGCTCAGCGTCGAATTCGACCTTCTGGTTCTCGCGGAGCTCCTTGAAACCGGAGCCGGCGATAGCCGAGTAGTGGGCGAAAAGGTCGTCCGAGCCGTCATCGGGAGCGATGAAGCCGAAGCCCTTTTCCGCGTTGAACCATTTCACAGTGCCAGTGGCCATGTGTTTCTACTTTCTGTTGACTTAGCCGTTCTCACGGCCTACGCCGAGTCGGAACATCCGACACGCGCGCTTGCTCAAGGTACCACGGCTGGCTGACGCGCAGCAGTGAACCTCGGATTCTGTTGGATCAGGGCCGCTTCCGTGCGCGTGCTCACGCCGAGTTTGCGCAGCACCGCCGACACGTGGACGCTCACGGTCTTGACGCTGATGAACAGCCGCTCGCCGATCTGACGGTTGCTCAGCCCCTCGGCGATCAGCTCGAGCACCTGGCGTTCCCGGGCGGTGAGGAGGTCGGCATCCGTCGCGGAGGGAGAGGTGCTGAGCCCCGCAGCGTCGGCGAAGGTCGCGACGGACCGCTGCAGCTGCACGTGCCCGAGGCGATCGGCGATGTCGGCGGCCTCGGCGAGCACCCGTGCGGCCCCGGTGCGGTCTCCCTCGCTCACGCGAAGGCGAGCGAGCTCGAGCCGCGCCGCGGCACGGAAGACGACCGGCACGTCGTCGCCGTCGGCGAGCGCGACCGCCGCGGCGAGCGCCTCGCCCGTGGGCTCCAGGAATGCGTGCAGGATGTCGGACCAGACCGAGACCCGCAGCTCCGAGGTCTGGGCGGCCCACGCCGCGCGGATCGTCTCGACCGCGGCTCCGACGTCTTCGCCGGCGGCACGCAGCTCGGCGATGATCCACCCGGACTGGAGCAGGATCCGACGCTGGTGGAGCAGTGCCGGCCCCTCGTCGGCCAGCATCGCGAGGATCACGTCGAGAGCACCGTCCAGGTCTCCGGCGCTCTCAGCCACGGAGACCTGCATCACGGTGATGTCGTACCAGATCTGCCGTTCGACGGTGCCCGTCTCGCGGAAGGCCGGCAGGGATTCGATGAGCAGCTCGGCGGCTTCCTCGTGTCGTCCGCGCCACGACAGCACACGCACTCGCGTCATCGTGGTGTACATGCGGAACACGCGCAGCGTGCTCTGCGCGAGCTCGCGGGCGAGCATCTCCTCGACGCGCTCGATCTCACCGAGCTCCAGCAGCGGCACGGCCATGTTCTGCGTCATCACCGAGCCGGAGGTGCGTTCGACCCCGTAGGTGCGCGAGCGGGCCAGCCCTTCCTCGGCCAGCTGCACGGCCTCACGGTAGCGACCGAGCAGCGTGAGCAGGTCGGAGTAGTTCACCCGGTACTTCAGTTCGGCGGTCGATCCGCGGCCGAGGGTCCTGGCGAGCTCGTACTCTCGGGAGCCCTCCTCGATGCGGCCCTGGTGCGACAGCGACGCTCCCCGGACGTTCGCCGCGATCGACGCCTCGTCGTCCGACTCCGCACGTCGGGCGATCTCACCGGCCTCGACACCGAGCCGGAAGCTCAGATCGAGGTGACCGGCGATCATGTGCCGACTCGCGAGCGTGTTCAGTATCGTCGCCCGAAGGCGGTCGTCGTCGGCACGGTCGCCGAGCACGGCCAGCGACTCCTGCAGCAGCGGGATCGCCCCTGGACGGCCCAGATTCATCGTGTAGTACGCCTTGTCGCGCAGCAGACGCGCGTGCAGGCGCTGGTCGACGGTCATCGGGTCGAGCTCGCCCAGCGCCAGGTTCACGACCGAGAGCGCGCGCTCGCCGTCGCCCGCGTTGCGGAGGATCGAGCCGAGCATCAGCAGGAGCTCGAGGCGCTCGATGCCCGCGGCATCCGGAGCATCCGCCACCTGAGGCCACAGCTCCAAGACCAGTTCACCGAAGCGGGCGGCGCTCGCGAAGGCGTACCGGGCCTTCGCATGGCGCATCGCGTGCGCAGCGGCGATGAGCGCGCGACGGTCGTCCTGCGCGAGCTGCCAGTGATACGCCAGGGCCGCGGCGTCGCCGCTGTCGGTGCCCGCACACGCGGCCTCGAGCGTCTCGGCATAGGCGCGGTGCAGCCGGGCCCGCTCGCCCGGGAGCAGATCGTCGTGCACGGCCTCGCGCAGCAGCGCGTGCCGGAACCGGTAGTCGTCGTCGACGACCACGAGGATGCCGCTGCGCGTGGCTTCGCGCAGGGCGTCTTCCAGCCGCAGCTCGGGCAGATCGGCGAGGCGGACGACCAGCGGATGCGACAGGGGCCGCTCGGCGCCGGAGACGACCTGCACGACGTGCCGTGCGTCGTCGCCCAGGCGGTCGAACCGCGCGAGCAGCAGGTCGCGGAGACTGTCGGGCAGCGACCCCTTCGCGCATCCGGCGATCTCCTCGATGAAGAAGGGGACCCCTTCCGCGCGCTCCTGCATGCGCTCGAGGGCGGTCTCGCTGATCGCATGCCCGGTGATCTGCTCGGCGAGCAGGCGCGTGGCGTCTTCGTCGAGCCGGGTCAGGGGCAGCCGCTCGAGCAGGCGCGAACGCGTGGCCTCGCCGACGAAACGGCTCACGGCATCGCCGCGGCGCACGTCGTCGGTGCGGCAGGTGATCAGCAGCAGGATGCGCCCGCGGCTCAGGGCGCGCAGGAGGAAGGAGAGGATGGCGAGCGTGGACTCGTCGGCCCAGTGCAGGTCTTCCACGACGAGCACCTGCGGAGCGGCTTCCGCGGCCGCTTCGATGAGCGAGGCGATCGCGTCGCGAAGGCGCTCCGGACTCGTGCGCTCGCGATCGGTCGGACCCGACGCGAGCTCGGGGAGCAGCATGCCGAGTGCCTCGACGCCCACGCCGACCGCGTCGCGGACGCGCTCGACTCCCATGCGGGTCACGATAGAACGGAGGATGCCCGTGAGCGGGCCGTACGGCGTGCGAGAGGCGCCGAGGTCGAGGCACCAGCCGACGTGCACATCGGCGGTGCGGTCGATCTCGACCCCGAACTCGCGGAGCAGCCGTGACTTGCCGATGCCGGCCTCGCCCTCGACCAGGAGGGCGGCGGGGACGCCGTCGCGCGCGATGTCGAACAGACGGCGCACCTCGGCCAGGTCGGCGTCGCGGCCGACCATCACGACGCTCGGAGCGGACGAGGGCATGGGAACATCGTGCCACTCCCCGGGGACATCCGGGGTCGCGTCCGCTCCCGGCAGAGACGGTGCGCTGACGTCCACCGGAACGGTCACCGCGCTGTCGCGGTCGCCGTCTCGCATCCGACGCGGACGCAGTCCTCGACGGCGCGGGCCTTCGGGGCGCGGGCGCTCCCCGATCGGACGCTCGTGGCCGGCTGCGCCGCGCGCGGCGCCGCATCGGTCCGCCCGGCGACGATCCGGTGCAGCATCCGACGGATCGCGCCCGCCGGACGCGGCACGATCTGGTCGGCGTGCTCCTGCAGGAAGAGACGCCGCTCGGCGGCGCGTACGACCTGCTCCTGCTCGAAGGTGGTGACCTGGTGGCTGAGATACGGGTGCTCGAACATGATTTCTCCTCGGCGGTTCGCTGTATCCCTACACTCCGCTCTGAGGTGCACCGGCCGGATCGGGCGGATGCCCTATCTTTCGGATGCCGATGCCTAGGTGCGCGCACAGAAGAGGCCCGGATGCAGCAGGAAGCTGCAGCCGGGCCCCGATACCGCCGGGCGGTCAGGCCTCGACGTCACCGCGCCAGGCGCCGGTCTCGGCGCCTCGGCCCTCGATGAACTCCTTGAAGTTCTTCAGGTCCTTCTTCACCGCGTGCGAGCCCGCTCCCACCAGGGAGCCGAGCTTCTCGAGAAGCCCCTCGGGCTCCCAGTCGATCTGCACGGTCACGCGCGTGGACGTCTCGGTGAGCTTGTGGAACGTCACCGCTCCCGCGTGCTCGGTCTCGCCACCGGTGCTGGTCCACGCAACGCGCTCGTCGGGGTGCTGCTCGGTGATCTCGGCGTCGAACTCGCGCTCGATGCCACCCACCTTGACCTTCCAGTGGGTGTGGGTGTCGCCGGTCTGCGTGATCGACTCGACCTCGTCGAGGAACTTCGGGAAGCTCTCGAACTGGGTCCACTGGTTGTATGCGACGTCGACGGGAACGTCGACGTCGATGGTCTCGATGATCTGCACCATGTGATGCTCCTCACTGCTCGTCTCTCGTGTCCTGCCATTCAGCAGCACACGAGAAGGAAGGGCGATGGGGTTGACACTGCGGTGAGCGATCAGGCTGCCAGCCGCCCCACCGCTCGCGCGCGGATGAGCACCGCGGTCCCGTCGGAGTAGGCGACCGGAAGCTCCTCGACCGCCACCACCTCGATCGTCGCGGGGTCGGCACCGGCGAGCCTCGCCCGCTCGGTCGCCTCGGCGGCGGCATCCGCTCGCGAGGCACGACGGTCCGAAGGATCCGCGCGGTAGATCTTCTCGATCTGGCCCGCGACCTCGCCCAGCGCGGCACCGACCGCGTTCGCCGCGCCGAAGTGATCCGGGCGGATCAGGGTCGAGACCCCCTCGAGCTCGGCGGGCGCGATGATGCCTCCACCGCCGACGAGGATCACCGGCACCGGGGCGGCGTTCGGCTTCATGCGGTCGATCGAGTCCTCGAGGATCGCGCGCATCGCCGCCCAGGCCACCGAGCCGAGACCTGCCTCGACGTCCGGAGCGGTCAGCCCCTCGATCTCCGCGCCGCCGACGGCGAGCGCGATGTCGGTCGCGGTGAGAGTGGAGCCGCCGAAGGCGAGCCCCTCCTCCGGGAGACGGTAGCCGACGCTGTCAGGGCCGACTGTGACGCTGTTGCCGTCCGTGCGGACGATCGTGCCGCCGCCGAGTCCGACCGAGAGCACATCCGGCATCCGGAAGTTCGTGCGGATGCCGCCGATCTCCACCGCGTGCGCCGACTGACGAGGGAAGCCGTCGACGAGCACTCCGATGTCGGTCGTGGTGCCGCCGATGTCGACGACGAGCGCGTCCGTCGCCCCCGAGAGATGTGCCGCCCCGCGGATGGAATTCGTCGGCCCGCAGCCGATCGTCAGCACCGGGAACTCCAGCGCGTACTCGAGCTGCATGAGCGTGCCGTCGTTCTGGCCGAAGTACGGCGTCGCCGGGATGCCGCGCGCACGCAGCGCCGCCACGAAACCGCCGGCCATCCGGGTGAGCGTCTGCATGAGCGCCGCGTTGAGCACGGTCGCGTTCTCGCGCTCGAGGAGTCCGAGCGAGCCGATGCGCGCCGAACGCGAGACCGGCACTCGCAGTTCCTCCGCGACGATCTCGGCGACGCGCTCCTCCTGGCTCTCGTCGATGGGCGAGAACACCCCGACGACCGCCACGGCGTCGACCTCACCGCGCATGCGAGCGCACGCCTCGCGAACCGCCCGCTCGTCGAGCGGAGCCAACAGGCGGCCGTCGACCTCGAACCCGCCGGGCAGCAGGTACGCGTGGTCGCCGATCGCCTCTCGCAGGTCGGCGGGCCAGCCCTCGAGCGGCGGTACGGCGGTCGTCGCCGGGGCGCCGAGACGCAGGATGCCGACGCGACCGAGTCCGCGGCGCTCGACGATGGCGTTGGTGCAGTGCGTGGTGCCGAGCATCGCGTGCGCCACGAGGGCGGGGTCGACGCCGGATGCCGCCAGCACGGCGTCGATCGCGTCGGCGACCCCTTCGCCGGTGTCGCGGGTCGTCGGACGCTTGACCGAGGCCACGACGGCGAGGCGGTCGTCGAGGATCACGGCATCCGTGTTTGTTCCGCCGACGTCGATCCCGATCCGGTACCCGACCATCAGGCGGCCTTCCCTTCGGCGTCCCGCCCCTTGCCGGGGCGGAGGATGTCCTCGACCGGGATCCAGTCGACGTCATATCCGAAGTGCGCAGGCCCTGCGGTGAGGAGCCCCATCGGCGTGCGCCACTTCTCGTGGCACGGGATCGCGATCACCGCGACGCGGGCGCCGTAGCGCAGCGACTCGGTGGTGATGGGCATTCCGGTGGCGAGGTCCAGCACCGCGATGAGGTCGGGGGTGACCGCGGCGAGCGCACCGTCGCGACGCGCGAGCAGCATCTCGTTCTGGAAGTCGAGACGGAGCGCGCTGCCCCGGTCTGCTCCCACGCCGTCGAGCTCGGCGGCGCCGCGGGTGAACCCGCCGTCCACCGCGCGCTGCAGGTCGGCGACCTTGCCTTCGAAGAGGCGCACCGCGTCGAGATCAGCGCAGAGGGCGTCGATGCGCTCGTCGTCGCGGAGCTCGTCGCCCCCGGCATCCCGTCCGCGCAGGATGCGGCCGATGCGCTTCGCCAGGGTGAGCGTGCCGGGGATCGCGCACTCCCGCACGACGTCGCCTCCGTAGGCGTAGTCGATCATCGTCGCTCCTCCCCCCATCTCGACCGTCACAGCGCGGGCGATGCGCTCGGACCACGCGCCGTCGACAGGCCGGCTGACGACCTCGTTGCCGTGATGATCGACCATGACGGTGGCGCCGGGTCCGTATCCCGCGAGATGGAAGGTCACCATCTGCGCCTCGGGGAACGCCCGGCCCATCGCGTCGCCGTCGACGACGGGAAGACCGGCGAGCGCGGCCGTCGCGATGGGGATCATCGAGTTGCCGCCGCCGACCTCGATCGGCATCACCGCGGTGGGGCGGCGGCCGACGGCACGCTCGATCGCGGAGAGCGCCGCGAGCAGTTCCGACTCCGCCTGGATCCGCTCCACGCTCACCGACGGCGCGCCGATGCCGCCGATCGGAATCACGAAGTCGTCATCGGTGAGGTCGTCGACCGCGCGGAGGGCGACCGGTCCGTGCAGACGGATCAGGCGCTTCGCCATGAGCGACCCGACGTGCGGGTCTCCTCCGCCACCTGTGCCCAGCACCGCGGCGCCGAGGGCGATCTCGTCGATGTCCGCTTCGGTGATCTGCGCGCCCGTCATGCGCTCACCCCGCCGTCGAGGCGGGCGGGCTGTTCCTCGCTCGCGACCGGGGCGGATGCCGCGGCATCCGGCTCCACCTTCCGACGCAGCGGGACCAGCGCGAGGTAGACCAGGAAGCCGACGATCAGGCCGTCGAGAGCCGGGACCGCCGTCAACGTGAACCAGCCGAAACCCGGGCCGTGGCTCGGATCCGTCGTCGCCACCGCGACGAGGATGCCGACGAGCCACGCTGCGATCGACCAGACGTCGACCGTGGGGACGGCCGCGCCATGTGCCCAGCGAGGCCCCTTGCGGCCGGAGGCGAACGCTGCGACGTAGACACCCCCGAACGGCGCGATGACGATGCCGATCACGAGGATGAATTCGACGAAATAGTCCGCGGCACCGATCACGCCGACGGCTATGCCGATGATGCCGAGTACGACGGTGGCGGTACGGCGGTCGATTCGGGCGCTGATGGCCGCGAACGCGAGACCCGCCGAGTACAGGTTCGTCGTGTTCGTGGTCCACTGGGCGAGGATCAGCACGACCACAGCGACGGCGCCGAGGCCGAGCGCGAAGAAGATCGCCATGAGCTCGGTGCCGTCCATGATCCGCGCGAGCACGACCGAGACGACGATGATGATCGAGTTGCCGAAGAAGAAGCCGACGAACCCGGAGAGCATGGCGTGCTTCGGGGTCTTCGCCCAGCGCGCCATATCGGGGGCGGTGGCCACGCCGAGGATGAAGAGGCTCATCACCAGGGAGATCGCGCCGCCGAAGCTGTACAGGCTCTCGACCGGGGCGTCGAGAGCCGCCGTACCGTTCATGGAGAAGGCGACGACGATGCTCACGAGCAGAAGCAGGAGGAGCAGCGGAACGGCGAGCATGCTGAGCTTGTTGATCGAGCGGTAGCCCCAGAACGCCGTGACCGCCATCAGCACACCGCCGATTCCGGTGAAGATCGGCACGGGGATGTCCATGCCCGTGAACTCGGTGAAGGCAATCTGGGCATTCGTGCCGAAGAAGCCGGCCTGCACCGCGAACCAACCGAGCAGGCTGATCGACATCGCGAAGGCCAGGATGCCGCCTCCCACCTTGCCGAACACGGCGCGCGAGATCATCGCACTCGACAGCCCTGTCACAGCGCCGACGTATGACGTCGCGATCGCGATGAGTCCGAGGAGGAGCGAACCGGCGATCGTCGCCCAGATGGCCGGCCAGAACGCCATGCCGGAAGCGAGCGCGACGCCGAGGAAGGCGCCGGAGAGATCGATGCCGATGGCGATCCAGATGGTCGCGATCGAGAGCCAACCCTTGCGCTGGTCCTGGGGCACGACACCGTGCTCGTAGTCGTCAGTGGTCATTGTCTTTCCTTCGAGAGGGGCTCTGCGCGGCGCCCGGGACTTCGGGTTCCTTCGGGCGACGCGCAGAGCGGATCAGGGTCCTGCTTCTCACACCATCGGCCGGGCGTCGCCGGCTCCTGCTGGTTCCGGCCAGGAGCTCGTGGCTCCGGGGCGGCGGGCGAAAGTACGGCGACTGCTGCGCAAGCCCATCTCGACGATCGACTCGAGCATCCGCAAGGCCGTGACCGACGGATCGATGACAGGCACGTCGATTCCGTCCTGGGCGAGTCGAGCGGTTACAGCGGGGGCGTGGCCGCCGACGCCAGTCAGCCCGAGAACGATGACCTCGGCCCCGTCGAGCTCGACGGTTGCGCGGGCGCACCGCACCATCGATGCGAGGGCCGCCTCGGGATCGCGGCCGATCTCCGCGGTCGGGATGTCGAGCGAACGGGTCGATGTCAACTTCGGCGCTACGCCGAAACGTCGCGCGTGCTCGATCACCGGATCGCAGGTGCTCCTGGTGGCGGTGATCACTGCGAATCGGTGCCCGAGCGTGGCGGCCAGGTGCATCGACGCCTCTGCCGAGCCGAGGACGGGCACATCGACGACCTCCCGGGCCGCGTGCACGCCGGGATCGAGCATGTCGTCGACCAGAATCGCGTCGCATCGGTCGGCCTCCGCCTCCCGCGCCGCGCGCAGGACCCACGGAGTGACGAGCGCGTCGTCTCGCCGCGATTCGATGGACGCGACGCCGGCGGGCAGAGTCGCCGCGGACACCCGGGTGCCGGATGCGGCCGCTCCCGTGAGCAAGGCGAGAGTCGTGGCCTCGCGCTCGGTGCTGACGGTCGGATTGATCACACGCAGGTGCATCAGCTGTCACCCCTCTCGAAGCCGGCGACGCCGAACCGCATCTCCGGCCCGGGCCAGACGATGGGTGTCGGCGGGGGCGCTGGGTAGGAGACCGCACTGTGCGAGAGGCCGAGACGCACCAGCATCCGCGCGTGGTGGGCGGCAGCTTGCCGAGGGTCGATCACGGGAACGTCGAGGCCCACGTCCACCAGATGCTCGGACAGCCGGTCGATGAGATCGGAGAGGAGGGTGCAGCCGGCGATGATCGCCTCGGCCCCGTCCTCGCGGACGGCGATGGTGGCGACCTCAGCGAATCGCCGGAACGTCTTCTCGGGATCCTCGTGCAACTGCAGCGGGGAGATTCCGATGCCTCGGATCGACGCGCTGCGATGCTCGAGACGATTGCGCTCGACGATCTCACGGACGACGGGGATGTCCTCGTCTGCGGTCGTCAGAATCGTGAACCGGCCGGCGAGGCACAACGCGAGGTGCATCGAAGCCTCGGCCGGGCCGACCACCGGGATGCGGACGACCTCGCGCACGGTATCCAGGCCGGGGTCGTCCATGCAGTCGATGATCACGGCCTCGGCCCCGGCGCCCTCGGCGCGCATAGCGGCGTCGATGATTCCGGGAACGGAGAACTGATCATCCCATCGGCTCTCGATCGAGTCCGTCCCGGCCGCGAGTGACCGGTGATCGAAGACGACGCCTTCGACGACAGGGAAGAAGTCATCGCTGTCCTCCGGCAGCACCACCGGTGCGATGACCGTGATGCGCACGGGCTCATCGACGGGACGGAGGGAGGGGATCATGAGGTTCCTTCACGAGGTGTCGGGCGCCGCATCGTCACGGCACCGCGGGCTCAAGCGGAGATGACGGTGGACAGGTGTCGCCACGCCTGCTCGAAGCGCTGACGGTAGACCTCGGGCGTGTAGTGGGTCAGCTGCAGGAAGAGGCCGTCCATGATGACGAACACGAGGGCGATGAAGCCCTCCGCGTCGCCTGCGCCGAACCCTCCCGAGGCGACACCGGCTTCGTAGGTCTGACGAACAGCGGTGGCGAGTCCGGACTCCGCGTCCAGGAAGATCTCGCGCAGGTGCTGACCGCCTGGGCCGTACTCGGTCACCGCCGCGCGCAGACTGAACTCGGCGAGGTCAGGGCGGTCGCGGTAGTAGGCCTCGATGCCGCCGAGGATGTGCCGCAGGCGGGCCAGCGGTTCGAGCTCGCCGCTGCTGCGGGCCAGATCGTCGAAGAACGCCGTGTGCTCGATGGCGACCTCGGCGTACACCGTCTCGTACAGCTCCTCCTTGCTCGAGAAGTGCGCATAGAGAGAGGGCGTCTTGATCCCGACGGCTTCGGCGATCTCGCGCAGGCTCGTCTCGGCGTACCCCTGGCGCGCGAAGATCGTGCGGGCCTCGGAGAGGATCGTTGCTCGGGTCATCATCCACCTAACGACTATTAGTTAGGCAGAGAGTAGCCCCGTTTGCCGGACTTGCACAAGACCCGAGAGGCCGCGGCCCCACTGATCAGTGCGTCGGGGAGGGAATCGGCACCACTGCGTTGCGCGTCCGCGCCTCCTCGGCGAGCCAGACGATCCGGTGCGTCGCCAGGCTCTCCTGCGGCCCTGACAGCAGCCCCGACCGGTCGCCGGTGCGGACCGCGTCGAGGAACGCCTGGACGAGCGCGTCGTCGGCGCCGCCGTGTCCGTCCGCCGCGCTCGCGTTGCCCCGGGACTCGGGGACGACGTCGTACTTCTCGTCCCGAGCGAAGTCGTGCACCACCAGCGTGCGTCCATCGCCCTCGATGCTTCCGTCCGTTCCGAAGAGGCGGGTCTTGCGGAAGTCGAGCTCCGTGAAGGCGGTGACGGTGAAGGATGCCGTCACCCCGCCCTGATACTCGATGTTGACGACCTGGTGATCGACCACGTCGTTCTGGCCGTCGAAGACGCAGCGCCCGTACGGCCCTTCACGCAGAGCGCGGTCGACGCCCTCCGCGGAGACGTCTGTCGTGAGCACTGCGAGCGGCCAGCGCTCGAACGTCTCGTCGCCGAGGAAGCCGCGGTAGATCCGTGTCGCGGAGTACGCGCAGGTGTTCTGCAGCGGGCAGTCAAGGCAGCGGTCGGTGGCGCCGACCGGCTTGCTCTCCGGTCGGAAGTGCAGGAGGCTCCCGAAGGACGAGACGCGCTCGGCCGGGAGGCCGATGATGTAGGAGAGCCAGTCGATGTCGTGGCTGCTCTTGGTGAGCAACATCGGGCCGGATTCCGCCTCTCGCGCCCAGTTTCCGCGGACATACGAGTGAGCGAAGTGCCACCACCCGATCGGCTCCAGGTGCTCGACCGAGACCAGACGACCGATCACGCCGTCGTCCAGCAGGCGCTTGAGCGTGCGCGAGTAGCTCGAGTACCGCATGACGTGACACACCGCGAGCATCACACCCGCGGCTTCGGCGGCCTCGACGATCCGGGCGGACTCCTCCTCGGTCGGCGCGATCGGCTTCTCCAACAGCAGGTGATAGCCGGCGCGGGCGAGACCGATCGCGGGTTCGGCATGCAGACGATCGGGAGTGGACACGACCGCCGCGTCGGCGACTCGCTCGCCTCGCGCGACGATGTCCTCCCACGTCGCGAAGCACTCTATGCGCTGTCCGGCGAACTCGGCCAGGAAGGCGTCCCGTCGTGCGCTGTCGGGCTCGACGACCGCGGTGATGGCCGCGCCCTGTGCCACCGCGCGCCGCGCGTAGCCGGTCCCCCGCGATCCGGCCCCGATCACAGCGAGGCGGACGGGATTCGAGAGGATCATTTGAGGGCTCCTTGGACGAGGCCGGCGACGAACTTGCGCTGGAAGATGAAGTAGAGGATCACGATCGGAGCGATCACGATGATCGTTCCTGCCGCCAGGAGGGGGATGTTCTCGCCGTACTGCTGCACGAACGTCCCCAGACCGGACGGTGCCGTGCGCCGGGAGGGATCACGGATGAGGATGAGCGCGAGCAGGAACTGGTTCCACGCCCACATGAACGTCAGCAGCGCGTAGGTGATGATCGCGGGCTTCGCCCCCGGAACCAGGATCTGCACCAGGGTGCGGAACCGGCCGGCGCCGTCGAGTTGGGCGGCTTCGATCATCTCCGCCGGGACGGACTCGAAGTGCGTGCGCATCCAGAAGATCCCGAAGGGCATGAACGCGCCGGCCAGCGGGAGGATGACCGCCCAGTAGGTGTCGATCAGGCCCGTCGACCGCATGGCGAAGTAGAGCGGGATGACGATCGCCTCGTAGGGGAGCGTGAGTCCCGCCAGGAAGAACGCGAAGAGGAACCCCTTCGCCGGCATCCGCATCGTGCCCATCGCGTAGCCCGCGAGCGTCGCGCACACCACGGAGACGGGCACGACGACGAGGGCGATGATCGCGCTGGAGGCCAGCAGCGAGCCGAATCCGGCCATGCTCCAGGCGCTCGCGAAGTTGCCCCACTGCGGGTCGGTCGGCCAGGTGAGCGTCGGCGCGAGAGTGTCCGCCGGCTGCAGCGCAGCCGAGACGAGCGCGAGGAAAGGCACGATGACGCTGAGCACCGCGACCAGAAGGAACGCGATGGACAGGATGCGGGAGCCGGCGGATCTCATGCGCCTCGCCTTCCGATTCGGCCGATCACGGCGACGAAGACGAGGATGATCGCGCTCAGCACGGTGGCCAGCGCACATGCGAGCCCGACTTCGTTCGAGGTGAAGACGAGCTTGTAGATCAGCACGCCGGGGACGATGGTCTGGTAGCCGGGACCGCCGCCGGTCGTCACGTAGACGATGTCGAAGCTCGCGAGTGCCGAGATGAGGGTGACGGTGACGGCCACGACGATCTCCGCCCGCACCCCGGGAACCGTGACATGCCAGAACTGGCGCACCGGGCCGCAGCGGTCGAGGCGTGCGGCTTCGTAGAGCGAGGGATCGATCTTCTGGATGCCGGCGAGCAGGAGCATCATGCACAGCCCGGTCGTCACCCAGGTGCCGATCACGCCGACCGCGGGATACGCCCAGGTGAAGTCGCCGAGCCACGCCCTGGCCACATCCCCCAACCCGACCGCTCGCAGCATCTGATTGATGGGGCCGTCTGCCGCATACAGGTAGCGCCACACGACGCCGACGGCGACGAGAGGCAGGATCTGCGGAAGGAAGAGCACGGTCCGCACGAACCCCGATCCGCGGCGCGGACGCGCCGCGATCACCGCGGCGATGAGAAGCCCGAGGATGACCGGGAAGACCGTGTAGAACACGATGAAGCCGAGACCGTTGCGCAGCGCCACGACGAGCCGTTCGTCGGTGGCGACCTTGATGTAGTTCTCGAACCCGGCCCAGGTCGCGGC
This genomic interval from Microbacterium sp. LWH11-1.2 contains the following:
- a CDS encoding cytosine permease, with protein sequence MTTDDYEHGVVPQDQRKGWLSIATIWIAIGIDLSGAFLGVALASGMAFWPAIWATIAGSLLLGLIAIATSYVGAVTGLSSAMISRAVFGKVGGGILAFAMSISLLGWFAVQAGFFGTNAQIAFTEFTGMDIPVPIFTGIGGVLMAVTAFWGYRSINKLSMLAVPLLLLLLLVSIVVAFSMNGTAALDAPVESLYSFGGAISLVMSLFILGVATAPDMARWAKTPKHAMLSGFVGFFFGNSIIIVVSVVLARIMDGTELMAIFFALGLGAVAVVVLILAQWTTNTTNLYSAGLAFAAISARIDRRTATVVLGIIGIAVGVIGAADYFVEFILVIGIVIAPFGGVYVAAFASGRKGPRWAHGAAVPTVDVWSIAAWLVGILVAVATTDPSHGPGFGWFTLTAVPALDGLIVGFLVYLALVPLRRKVEPDAAASAPVASEEQPARLDGGVSA
- a CDS encoding aspartate/glutamate racemase family protein; protein product: MHLRVINPTVSTEREATTLALLTGAAASGTRVSAATLPAGVASIESRRDDALVTPWVLRAAREAEADRCDAILVDDMLDPGVHAAREVVDVPVLGSAEASMHLAATLGHRFAVITATRSTCDPVIEHARRFGVAPKLTSTRSLDIPTAEIGRDPEAALASMVRCARATVELDGAEVIVLGLTGVGGHAPAVTARLAQDGIDVPVIDPSVTALRMLESIVEMGLRSSRRTFARRPGATSSWPEPAGAGDARPMV
- a CDS encoding aspartate/glutamate racemase family protein, with the protein product MIPSLRPVDEPVRITVIAPVVLPEDSDDFFPVVEGVVFDHRSLAAGTDSIESRWDDQFSVPGIIDAAMRAEGAGAEAVIIDCMDDPGLDTVREVVRIPVVGPAEASMHLALCLAGRFTILTTADEDIPVVREIVERNRLEHRSASIRGIGISPLQLHEDPEKTFRRFAEVATIAVREDGAEAIIAGCTLLSDLIDRLSEHLVDVGLDVPVIDPRQAAAHHARMLVRLGLSHSAVSYPAPPPTPIVWPGPEMRFGVAGFERGDS
- a CDS encoding TetR/AcrR family transcriptional regulator, with translation MTRATILSEARTIFARQGYAETSLREIAEAVGIKTPSLYAHFSSKEELYETVYAEVAIEHTAFFDDLARSSGELEPLARLRHILGGIEAYYRDRPDLAEFSLRAAVTEYGPGGQHLREIFLDAESGLATAVRQTYEAGVASGGFGAGDAEGFIALVFVIMDGLFLQLTHYTPEVYRQRFEQAWRHLSTVISA
- a CDS encoding Gfo/Idh/MocA family oxidoreductase; this translates as MILSNPVRLAVIGAGSRGTGYARRAVAQGAAITAVVEPDSARRDAFLAEFAGQRIECFATWEDIVARGERVADAAVVSTPDRLHAEPAIGLARAGYHLLLEKPIAPTEEESARIVEAAEAAGVMLAVCHVMRYSSYSRTLKRLLDDGVIGRLVSVEHLEPIGWWHFAHSYVRGNWAREAESGPMLLTKSSHDIDWLSYIIGLPAERVSSFGSLLHFRPESKPVGATDRCLDCPLQNTCAYSATRIYRGFLGDETFERWPLAVLTTDVSAEGVDRALREGPYGRCVFDGQNDVVDHQVVNIEYQGGVTASFTVTAFTELDFRKTRLFGTDGSIEGDGRTLVVHDFARDEKYDVVPESRGNASAADGHGGADDALVQAFLDAVRTGDRSGLLSGPQESLATHRIVWLAEEARTRNAVVPIPSPTH
- a CDS encoding carbohydrate ABC transporter permease, with the protein product MRSAGSRILSIAFLLVAVLSVIVPFLALVSAALQPADTLAPTLTWPTDPQWGNFASAWSMAGFGSLLASSAIIALVVVPVSVVCATLAGYAMGTMRMPAKGFLFAFFLAGLTLPYEAIVIPLYFAMRSTGLIDTYWAVILPLAGAFMPFGIFWMRTHFESVPAEMIEAAQLDGAGRFRTLVQILVPGAKPAIITYALLTFMWAWNQFLLALILIRDPSRRTAPSGLGTFVQQYGENIPLLAAGTIIVIAPIVILYFIFQRKFVAGLVQGALK